In Brevundimonas sp. SGAir0440, one DNA window encodes the following:
- a CDS encoding manganese catalase family protein — protein sequence MFMHNKRLMYTVRVSEPNPGLATLMLEQFGGPQGELAAAMRYFTQALADEDPGRKDMLLDIATEELSHLEVIGSIVSMLNRGVKGQMAEAAMEEADLYASLNSGGESHTTSILYGGAPALINSAGVPWTAAYIDSIGDPACDLRSNIAAESRAKIVYERLINCTDDPGVKDALNFLMTREVAHQKSFEKALYAMEPNFPAGKLVGLPSFADKYYDMSQGEGDVRGPWNEGEQWEFINDREQQGAVDGGDGSASVSLGERDAAAVQAFAARTASDLDGNPVTGADLGAGPGAGTTTELIEDEGVS from the coding sequence ATGTTCATGCACAACAAGCGCCTGATGTATACGGTCAGGGTATCCGAACCAAACCCGGGTCTCGCCACCCTAATGCTTGAGCAATTCGGAGGGCCGCAGGGCGAGCTCGCCGCCGCCATGCGCTACTTCACACAGGCTTTGGCGGATGAAGATCCGGGCCGCAAAGACATGCTGCTCGACATCGCCACGGAAGAGTTAAGCCACCTCGAGGTCATCGGCTCGATCGTGTCCATGCTGAACCGGGGCGTGAAAGGCCAGATGGCTGAAGCCGCGATGGAGGAGGCCGATCTCTACGCCTCGCTGAACAGCGGTGGTGAGAGCCATACGACCTCCATTCTCTATGGCGGCGCGCCGGCCCTGATCAATTCCGCCGGTGTCCCGTGGACCGCCGCCTACATCGACTCGATCGGCGATCCCGCTTGCGACCTACGCTCCAACATCGCCGCCGAGTCCCGGGCCAAGATCGTCTATGAACGTCTGATCAACTGCACGGACGATCCCGGCGTGAAGGACGCGTTGAACTTCCTGATGACGCGCGAAGTGGCGCATCAGAAGTCCTTCGAGAAGGCCCTCTACGCCATGGAGCCGAACTTCCCGGCAGGCAAGCTGGTCGGCCTGCCTTCCTTCGCTGACAAATACTACGACATGTCCCAAGGGGAGGGCGATGTCCGCGGACCTTGGAATGAGGGGGAGCAATGGGAGTTCATCAACGACCGTGAACAGCAGGGCGCCGTGGACGGCGGCGACGGCTCCGCCAGCGTCTCACTGGGCGAACGGGACGCCGCCGCTGTCCAGGCCTTCGCGGCCCGAACAGCCTCTGACCTCGACGGCAATCCTGTGACCGGGGCTGATCTAGGGGCGGGACCTGGGGCAGGGACCACGACCGAACTGATCGAAGACGAAGGCGTCAGTTAA
- a CDS encoding hemerythrin domain-containing protein, translating into MSLIDKALAAVTPQPDDQTRKAATEKARAASQTGDWLSLVLDHHDAIRAAFACGRTAKTAVERNTARDALAVVLNGHALAEELVLYPALGQAGEKMHAAHAYLEQTTTKAQMAELENIAPSKPAWLEKWAHIEGAVLTHMFEEESDWFLTLKVKGHHQVRLASRYAEEFERYAGAPQS; encoded by the coding sequence ATGTCCCTCATCGACAAGGCGCTCGCCGCCGTCACCCCGCAGCCTGACGATCAGACGCGCAAGGCGGCGACGGAAAAGGCCCGCGCCGCATCTCAGACTGGAGACTGGCTTTCGCTGGTGCTCGATCATCACGACGCCATCCGCGCCGCCTTCGCCTGCGGCCGAACGGCCAAGACCGCTGTCGAAAGAAACACCGCTCGCGATGCCCTCGCCGTCGTGCTGAACGGCCATGCGCTGGCCGAGGAGCTGGTCCTCTATCCCGCCCTTGGTCAGGCCGGAGAAAAGATGCACGCGGCCCACGCCTATCTCGAGCAGACGACCACAAAGGCTCAGATGGCGGAGCTTGAAAACATCGCGCCCTCGAAGCCCGCCTGGCTGGAAAAATGGGCCCACATCGAAGGCGCCGTTCTCACCCATATGTTCGAAGAAGAGAGCGATTGGTTCCTGACCCTGAAGGTTAAGGGTCACCACCAGGTCCGTCTGGCCTCGCGTTACGCCGAAGAGTTCGAACGCTACGCTGGCGCCCCCCAGTCCTGA
- a CDS encoding SRPBCC family protein, with product MSAPLSTDADVQSPAFHDDYVEGAYDSTSIQAVMINQPRQRLYDYWRDFRNLPSFMENVRSVDLLDDLRSSWSVAGPAGAEIELVSEITEDRPGEYIAWRSTEDSDVDHEGWIAFRDNAFGRGTEVRVLISYDPPAGAVGKLVAKVMQREPRVQARRELRRFKQLMETGEISTSKAPDAAPRADRHF from the coding sequence ATGTCCGCCCCCCTTTCGACAGACGCCGACGTCCAGTCACCAGCATTCCACGACGACTATGTGGAAGGCGCCTACGACTCCACCAGCATCCAGGCCGTCATGATCAACCAGCCTCGTCAACGGCTTTATGACTACTGGCGCGACTTCCGAAACCTGCCCAGTTTCATGGAGAATGTGAGGTCGGTGGATCTTCTGGACGACCTCCGATCAAGTTGGAGCGTTGCAGGTCCGGCCGGTGCGGAGATCGAGCTTGTCAGCGAGATCACCGAAGATCGTCCCGGCGAATACATCGCCTGGCGGTCGACCGAGGACAGCGATGTCGATCACGAGGGCTGGATCGCGTTTCGCGACAACGCCTTCGGCCGCGGAACCGAGGTGCGTGTCCTGATCAGCTACGACCCGCCGGCGGGCGCCGTCGGCAAACTGGTCGCCAAGGTGATGCAGCGCGAGCCCCGGGTCCAGGCCCGGCGCGAGCTGCGACGTTTCAAACAGCTGATGGAAACGGGCGAAATCTCGACGTCCAAAGCTCCCGACGCGGCGCCGCGCGCCGACCGTCATTTCTGA
- a CDS encoding zinc-dependent alcohol dehydrogenase, protein MRALTWHGKHNVQVDTVPDPQIVNPRDAIIKITATAICGSDLHLYDSVIPGMSNGDILGHEFMGEVVEIGRGNTSLQVGQKVVVPFVIACGSCFHCGKQQFSACDNSNPADKSDASEIAYGYPAAGLFGYSHLTGGYAGGQAEYVRVPYSDVGPIVVPDGIEDERVLFLSDIFPTGWMAAENAEIEPGDTVAIWGCGPVGLFAIKSARLMGAGRIIAIDHHPRRLELAKANGAEVLNYHEVKVREALMEMTAGIGPDACIDAVGMEAHGFSPDNIIDAVKQETKLGTDRQHVLRETIMACRKGGRVSIPGVYGGIGDKLPIGALMQKGLTIKTGQTHVQKYLPQLLELVMDGKIDTTDLISHRLPLEQAPEAYKNFHDNPNEWTKVVLKPHG, encoded by the coding sequence ATGCGCGCCCTGACTTGGCACGGCAAACACAATGTTCAGGTGGACACGGTCCCCGATCCCCAGATCGTCAATCCCCGCGATGCGATCATCAAGATTACGGCGACCGCCATCTGCGGATCGGACCTGCACCTCTACGATAGCGTGATCCCCGGCATGTCCAATGGCGACATCCTCGGCCACGAGTTCATGGGCGAGGTCGTCGAGATCGGCCGTGGCAACACGAGCCTTCAGGTCGGCCAAAAGGTCGTCGTCCCCTTCGTGATCGCCTGCGGCTCCTGCTTCCATTGCGGCAAGCAGCAGTTCTCGGCCTGCGACAACTCCAATCCCGCCGACAAGTCCGACGCATCCGAGATCGCCTACGGTTACCCGGCTGCCGGGCTGTTCGGCTATTCGCATCTGACCGGCGGCTATGCGGGCGGCCAGGCGGAATATGTCCGCGTCCCCTATTCCGACGTCGGCCCGATCGTGGTGCCGGACGGGATTGAGGATGAGCGGGTCCTGTTCCTGTCGGACATCTTCCCCACGGGTTGGATGGCGGCCGAAAACGCGGAGATCGAGCCCGGCGACACGGTGGCGATCTGGGGCTGCGGGCCCGTCGGTCTGTTCGCCATCAAGAGCGCCAGATTGATGGGCGCCGGCCGCATCATCGCCATCGATCATCATCCACGCCGACTGGAGCTCGCCAAGGCGAATGGCGCGGAAGTCCTCAACTATCATGAGGTCAAGGTTCGCGAAGCCCTGATGGAGATGACCGCCGGCATCGGGCCGGATGCCTGCATCGACGCCGTCGGCATGGAGGCGCATGGATTTTCGCCCGACAACATCATCGATGCGGTGAAGCAAGAAACGAAGCTGGGAACGGATCGCCAACATGTCCTGCGCGAGACGATCATGGCGTGTCGCAAGGGAGGACGCGTTTCAATCCCCGGCGTGTATGGCGGGATTGGCGACAAGCTGCCGATCGGCGCCCTCATGCAGAAGGGTCTGACGATCAAGACCGGCCAGACCCATGTGCAGAAATACCTGCCGCAGCTCCTTGAGCTGGTCATGGACGGCAAGATCGACACGACGGATCTGATCAGCCATCGCCTGCCGCTTGAGCAGGCGCCAGAGGCTTACAAGAACTTCCACGACAATCCGAACGAATGGACGAAGGTGGTGCTGAAGCCGCACGGCTGA
- a CDS encoding arylesterase: MIDAEQVVTLLGDSLTAGYGLRPAESLPRQLAARLASGTPPVRVIGAGVSGDTTRDGLRRLDRDVPAQTDLCVVALGANDMMQLVPADYVRNNLLSIIDKLQQRNIPVLLSGMRAPPWFGAYACAFDAVYPEVARAASVPLMPFLMEGVALQPAYVLPDRIHPNAAGVGKMADTLAPHVRSALAALRTP, translated from the coding sequence GTGATCGACGCTGAGCAGGTCGTAACGCTTCTCGGCGACTCGCTCACCGCCGGCTATGGCCTCAGGCCGGCCGAAAGCTTGCCGCGCCAACTGGCGGCGCGATTGGCGAGCGGAACGCCTCCGGTTCGCGTCATCGGCGCGGGCGTGTCCGGCGATACGACAAGGGATGGCTTGCGACGGCTCGATCGGGACGTGCCGGCGCAAACGGATCTTTGCGTCGTCGCCTTGGGCGCCAACGACATGATGCAGTTGGTCCCGGCCGATTACGTCAGGAATAATCTTCTGTCGATCATCGACAAACTCCAACAGCGCAACATCCCCGTTTTGCTGAGCGGCATGCGGGCGCCGCCCTGGTTTGGCGCCTACGCCTGCGCGTTCGACGCGGTCTACCCCGAGGTCGCTCGCGCAGCGAGCGTGCCCCTGATGCCCTTCCTGATGGAGGGTGTAGCGTTGCAGCCGGCCTATGTCTTGCCGGACCGGATCCATCCCAACGCCGCCGGCGTGGGCAAGATGGCCGACACCCTTGCACCCCATGTGCGATCCGCCCTGGCGGCCCTGCGGACGCCGTGA
- a CDS encoding exodeoxyribonuclease III, which produces MRLATFNINGVNRRLPNLLAWLEQAQPDVVCLQELKATDSQFPNAEIKAAGYDAAWVGEQRWNGVAILSRIGEPVVTRRRLPGNATDPQARYIEAAVNGVLIGCLYLPNGNPRPGPKFDYKLAWADRLIAHAGTLYATAAPVVLAGDYNVVPTNADIYNTSSWKADALLQPESRAAFKRLLDQGWTDALRERFPHDPPPWTFWSYFREAWCRDAGLRIDHVLLNGLAAERLTDAGVDRAVRGAEGASDHAPVWIELA; this is translated from the coding sequence ATGCGGCTGGCCACCTTCAACATCAACGGCGTCAATCGTCGCCTGCCCAATCTCCTCGCCTGGCTTGAACAGGCCCAGCCGGACGTGGTCTGCCTTCAGGAGCTGAAGGCGACCGACAGCCAATTTCCGAATGCCGAAATCAAGGCGGCCGGCTACGATGCGGCCTGGGTTGGCGAACAGCGCTGGAACGGCGTCGCAATCCTAAGCCGCATTGGCGAGCCGGTCGTGACCCGACGCCGGCTGCCCGGCAACGCCACTGATCCCCAGGCCCGTTATATAGAGGCGGCAGTCAATGGCGTGTTGATCGGCTGCCTCTATTTGCCCAACGGCAATCCCAGGCCCGGGCCCAAGTTCGACTACAAGCTTGCCTGGGCCGACCGGCTGATCGCCCATGCGGGGACCCTCTACGCCACTGCAGCGCCGGTCGTGCTCGCCGGCGACTACAATGTCGTCCCGACCAACGCCGACATCTACAACACCAGTTCGTGGAAGGCCGACGCCCTGCTTCAGCCCGAGAGCCGCGCGGCCTTCAAGCGCCTGCTGGACCAGGGCTGGACCGACGCCCTGCGCGAGCGTTTCCCGCACGATCCGCCGCCCTGGACCTTCTGGTCCTATTTCCGCGAGGCCTGGTGCCGCGACGCCGGTCTGCGGATCGACCATGTGCTGCTCAACGGTCTCGCGGCCGAACGGCTGACCGACGCCGGCGTCGATCGCGCGGTGCGCGGCGCCGAGGGCGCGAGCGACCACGCGCCGGTCTGGATCGAGCTTGCCTGA
- a CDS encoding alpha-ketoglutarate-dependent dioxygenase AlkB — MTELSQIDLFDDAPARTPVVAGFDYWAGVLSAPEQAALVAALQTLAFKPYEHLGYLGHRRIAAFDRGGDGAGWPAFLSTLMARLAGRLDLNGAAFVQVLVNEYAPGAGIGWHRDRPVYGEILGVSLLAPCVMRLRRRQGTGFLRRNAALASGSVYRLSGEARAAWEHSITPMTALRYSITFRTLTA, encoded by the coding sequence GTGACCGAACTATCGCAAATCGACCTGTTCGACGATGCACCCGCGCGCACGCCCGTGGTGGCGGGCTTTGACTATTGGGCCGGCGTCCTGTCGGCGCCTGAACAGGCCGCGCTTGTCGCCGCGCTCCAGACTCTGGCGTTCAAACCCTATGAACATCTGGGCTACCTGGGTCATCGCCGGATCGCCGCCTTCGACCGCGGGGGTGATGGCGCGGGTTGGCCGGCGTTTCTCTCGACCTTAATGGCGCGCTTGGCGGGCCGCCTCGATCTGAACGGCGCGGCCTTTGTGCAGGTTCTGGTCAATGAATATGCGCCGGGCGCCGGCATCGGCTGGCATCGCGACCGCCCCGTCTATGGGGAAATCCTGGGCGTGTCCTTACTTGCGCCCTGCGTGATGCGGCTGCGCCGTCGCCAGGGGACGGGCTTTCTGCGTCGAAATGCGGCGCTGGCGAGCGGCTCGGTCTATCGCCTGTCAGGAGAGGCGCGCGCTGCTTGGGAGCATTCTATCACACCTATGACAGCCTTGCGCTATTCCATCACCTTCCGGACCCTGACGGCTTGA
- the dinB gene encoding DNA polymerase IV, which translates to MSGVATRKIVHVDMDAFFASVEQRDDPALRGRPVAVGHAAARGVVAAASYEARRFGVRSAMPSTTALRKCPDLVFAPPRFEVYRAVSAQIHAIFADYTDLIEPLSLDEAYLDVTADRRGLGTASATAEEIRRRILEETGLTASAGISYNKFLAKLASDQNKPNGQFVVAPGRGEAFVEDLPVRRFHGVGPVTAAKLEGLGIRTGADLRRQSRAFLQHHFGKSGPWYYAIARGEDDRPVNPDRTRKSSGSETTFASDLTDPDAIEAGVMAMADDVWAWCEKTGSRGRTVTVKVKWADFQQSTRSRSLSEPVASRQALHEVSRVLVRSLYPPSRGVRLVGVSLSNLETTGAAANQLVLA; encoded by the coding sequence ATGTCCGGCGTCGCAACCCGCAAGATCGTCCACGTGGACATGGACGCTTTCTTCGCCTCCGTGGAACAGAGGGATGATCCCGCCCTGCGCGGTCGGCCCGTGGCGGTGGGGCACGCGGCGGCGCGCGGCGTGGTCGCCGCCGCCAGCTATGAGGCGCGGCGGTTTGGGGTGCGCTCGGCCATGCCCTCCACAACCGCCCTGCGCAAATGCCCGGACCTCGTCTTCGCCCCGCCGCGCTTCGAGGTCTATCGCGCGGTCTCGGCGCAGATCCATGCGATCTTTGCGGACTACACCGACCTGATCGAGCCCCTGTCGCTGGACGAGGCTTATCTCGATGTGACGGCGGACAGACGAGGCCTGGGGACCGCCTCGGCGACGGCGGAGGAAATCAGGCGGCGGATCCTCGAGGAGACCGGCCTGACGGCTTCGGCGGGCATTTCGTACAACAAGTTTCTGGCCAAGCTGGCGTCGGACCAGAACAAGCCGAACGGCCAGTTTGTCGTGGCGCCCGGGCGTGGCGAGGCCTTCGTCGAGGATTTGCCGGTCAGGCGCTTCCACGGCGTGGGGCCGGTGACGGCCGCGAAGTTGGAAGGGCTGGGGATCCGCACCGGCGCGGATCTGCGCCGCCAATCCCGAGCCTTTCTCCAGCATCATTTCGGCAAGTCCGGGCCCTGGTATTACGCCATCGCCCGCGGCGAGGACGATCGTCCGGTCAATCCCGACCGGACCCGCAAGTCGAGCGGTTCGGAAACCACCTTCGCCTCCGACCTGACCGATCCGGACGCGATCGAGGCCGGGGTAATGGCCATGGCCGACGATGTCTGGGCCTGGTGCGAGAAGACCGGCAGCCGGGGACGGACGGTCACCGTCAAGGTCAAATGGGCGGACTTCCAGCAATCGACGCGAAGCCGGTCCCTGTCCGAGCCTGTGGCCTCCCGCCAAGCCCTGCACGAGGTCAGTCGGGTGCTGGTCCGGTCCCTTTACCCGCCAAGCCGGGGCGTGCGCCTGGTCGGGGTAAGCCTGTCCAATCTGGAGACGACCGGCGCCGCGGCGAACCAACTGGTCCTGGCGTGA